One window of the Natrinema sp. HArc-T2 genome contains the following:
- a CDS encoding putative manganese transporter — protein sequence MNELLDVLFASLRDGYVQVSAFVAVTVLAFGLVQYRTDGALISAIEDNERLQVLFGGLLGLTPGCGGAIVVMPLYVRGTVSFGTVVATLGATAGDSAFVILALAPEAALYAYAIAFAASVATGYLVDSVGLGVSRVDAAVARLSPAARPDGGTAVNGGVTPNPAHDYCGPAPTHAHETGPDRRSRVLTPLSHLAHVTWWIAAVAGLVLGTLYLLRGGPEVALEVGVGFDGLFTIVGITGAVLSLYLYLVGRHYVGEGEIARARDSFRSTYDTLTHAAMETSFVTVWVLVAFLVYEYAVVLTGLNVATLAATAGVLAPIGGAAVGLIPGCGPQILLTSVYAEGGLPFSALTANAIAQDGDALFPLLAVDAKAAVVATIYNFLPAVVVGVALNLLWGPVFGMAEFGFGVL from the coding sequence ATGAACGAGCTGCTGGACGTGTTGTTCGCGTCGCTCCGGGACGGCTACGTCCAGGTGAGCGCGTTCGTTGCGGTGACGGTGCTTGCGTTCGGGCTGGTCCAGTATCGGACCGACGGCGCGCTCATCAGCGCGATCGAGGACAACGAGCGACTGCAGGTGCTCTTCGGCGGGCTGCTAGGACTGACGCCCGGCTGTGGCGGCGCGATCGTCGTCATGCCGCTGTACGTCCGTGGGACAGTCAGTTTCGGGACCGTCGTCGCGACGCTCGGCGCGACTGCGGGTGACTCGGCGTTCGTCATCCTCGCGCTCGCCCCCGAAGCCGCGCTCTACGCCTACGCTATCGCCTTTGCGGCCTCCGTCGCGACCGGCTATCTCGTCGATTCCGTCGGCCTCGGCGTCTCGCGGGTCGACGCTGCCGTCGCGCGACTCTCGCCTGCCGCGCGGCCCGACGGCGGTACTGCCGTCAACGGCGGTGTCACGCCGAATCCAGCCCATGACTACTGCGGGCCGGCACCGACTCACGCCCACGAGACGGGGCCGGATCGTCGCTCTCGAGTCCTCACACCCCTCTCCCATCTCGCACACGTCACGTGGTGGATCGCCGCCGTCGCGGGACTGGTCCTCGGGACGCTCTACCTGCTTCGCGGCGGCCCCGAGGTCGCACTCGAGGTCGGCGTCGGCTTCGACGGCCTCTTTACGATCGTCGGCATCACCGGTGCAGTGCTGTCGCTGTACCTCTACCTGGTCGGTCGCCACTACGTCGGTGAAGGGGAGATCGCGCGGGCTCGAGACTCCTTTCGCTCGACCTACGATACGCTCACCCACGCCGCGATGGAGACCAGCTTCGTCACCGTCTGGGTGCTCGTGGCCTTCCTCGTCTACGAGTACGCCGTGGTTCTGACGGGGCTGAACGTCGCCACCCTTGCCGCAACGGCGGGCGTGCTGGCTCCGATCGGCGGCGCAGCTGTGGGCCTGATCCCCGGCTGTGGCCCCCAGATCCTGCTGACAAGTGTCTATGCCGAGGGTGGCTTGCCTTTTTCGGCGCTGACCGCCAACGCGATCGCTCAAGATGGGGACGCCCTGTTCCCGCTGCTGGCCGTCGACGCCAAGGCTGCCGTCGTCGCGACTATCTACAACTTCCTCCCCGCCGTCGTCGTTGGCGTCGCACTCAACCTGCTGTGGGGGCCCGTCTTCGGCATGGCGGAGTTCGGCTTCGGCGTACTGTGA